A single genomic interval of Rosistilla ulvae harbors:
- a CDS encoding linear amide C-N hydrolase yields the protein MKTFWKLSVIFAIAAIAILSSTPAPACTGITLSPKDGSVIFARTLEFASDLKSNVIVVPRGKEYVGTAPGNQPGLRWTTKYGTIGANAVDLPYIIDGINEKGLHVGLFYFPGFAKYQTVEKQDFDKSLAPWEFGTYLLGTCANANEAVAAAGKVLVGDAVQKEMGIVPPAHFIVSDAAGNCFVLEHVDGELKVHQNPFGVITNSPAFDWHVTNLSNYMTLSPENKPNIDLAGKQIASLGQGSGMLGLPGDFTPPSRFVRAVAYSQTALQSADAKSGVLQAFHILNAFDIPVGAAAGIEGGHRVFDRTLWTSVADLKNGRFYFRTLENSQIRMVDITKVDLDAAEVQSISMGGEEQIEDLSATAK from the coding sequence TTGAAGACTTTTTGGAAACTCAGCGTCATCTTCGCAATCGCCGCGATCGCCATTCTTTCATCGACGCCAGCCCCCGCCTGCACGGGGATCACGCTCTCGCCAAAGGACGGTTCGGTGATCTTCGCCCGGACTTTGGAGTTTGCTAGCGATCTGAAGTCGAACGTGATCGTCGTTCCACGCGGCAAGGAATACGTCGGGACGGCGCCTGGGAATCAGCCCGGTCTGCGTTGGACCACGAAATATGGAACGATCGGTGCCAATGCGGTCGACCTGCCGTACATCATCGATGGAATCAATGAGAAGGGGCTGCACGTCGGGCTCTTCTATTTCCCAGGTTTTGCGAAGTACCAAACGGTCGAAAAACAGGACTTCGACAAATCGTTGGCCCCTTGGGAATTCGGTACCTATCTGCTGGGAACCTGTGCAAACGCGAACGAAGCCGTCGCGGCGGCCGGTAAAGTTCTCGTCGGCGACGCGGTACAAAAGGAGATGGGAATCGTACCTCCGGCGCACTTCATCGTCTCCGACGCCGCTGGCAACTGTTTTGTGCTGGAGCATGTCGATGGGGAACTGAAGGTTCACCAAAACCCGTTTGGCGTGATCACCAATTCGCCCGCGTTCGATTGGCACGTTACGAATCTCAGCAACTACATGACGCTTTCCCCTGAGAATAAACCGAATATCGATCTCGCTGGAAAACAGATTGCCAGCCTCGGTCAGGGGAGCGGCATGCTGGGGCTTCCCGGCGACTTTACGCCGCCATCGCGGTTCGTTCGCGCCGTCGCTTATTCGCAGACCGCTCTGCAATCCGCCGATGCCAAGTCGGGTGTATTGCAAGCCTTTCATATTTTGAACGCGTTCGATATTCCAGTCGGTGCTGCCGCGGGGATCGAAGGCGGGCATCGTGTCTTTGACCGCACGCTTTGGACCAGCGTCGCCGATCTGAAAAACGGACGGTTCTATTTCCGCACGTTGGAGAACAGTCAGATTCGAATGGTCGACATCACAAAAGTTGATCTCGACGCAGCAGAAGTACAATCGATCTCGATGGGTGGCGAAGAGCAGATCGAAGACCTCTCAGCCACTGCGAAGTAG